From Kogia breviceps isolate mKogBre1 chromosome 2, mKogBre1 haplotype 1, whole genome shotgun sequence, one genomic window encodes:
- the KLHL23 gene encoding kelch-like protein 23 isoform X4 gives MALKGQEDYIYLFKDSTHPVDFLDAFKTFYLDGLFTDITLQCPSGIIFHCHRAVLAACSNYFKAMFTADMKEKFKNKIKISGIQHDILEGLVNYAYTSQIEITKRNVQSLLEAADLLQFLSVKKACEQFLVRHLDIDNCIGMHSFAEFHVCPELEKESRRILCSRFKEVWQQEEFLEISLEKFLFILSRKNLSVWKEEAVIEPVIKWTAHDVENRIECLYNLLSYINIDIDPVYLKAALGLQRSCLLTENKIRSLIYNALNPMHKEISQRSTATMYIIGGYYWHPLSEVHVWDPLTNVWIQGAEIPDYTRESYGVTCLGPNIYVTGGYRTDNIEALDTVWIYNSESDEWTEGLPMLNARYYHCAVTLGGCVYALGGYRKGAPAEEAEFYDPLKEKWIPIANMIKGVGNATACVLHEVIYVIGGHCGYRGSCTYDKVQSYNSDINEWSLITSSPHPAV, from the exons atGGCTCTAAAAGGACAAGAAGATTATATTTACCTTTTCAAGGATTCGACGCATCCAGTGGATTTTCTGGATGCATTCAAAACATTTTACTTGGATGGATTATTTACTGATATTACCCTTCAGTGTCCTTCAGGCATAATCTTCCATTGTCACCGAGCTGTTTTAGCTGCTTGCagcaattattttaaagcaatgtTCACAGCtgacatgaaagaaaaatttaaaaataaaataaaaatctctggcATACAACATGATATCTTGGAAGGCCTTGTAAATTATGCATACACGTCCCAAATTGAGATAACTAAAAGAAATGTTCAAAGCCTGCTTGAAGCAGCAGATCTGCTACAATTCCTTTCGGTAAAGAAAGCATGTGAGCAGTTTTTGGTAAGGCACTTGGATATTGATAATTGTATTGGAATGCACTCCTTTGCAGAATTTCACGTGTGTCCAGAACTAGAGAAGGAATCTCGAAGAATTCTATGCTCAAGGTTTAAGGAAGTATGGCAACAAGAAGAATTTCTGGAAATCAGCCTTGAAAAGTTTCTCTTTATCTTGTCCAGAAAGAATCTCAGTGTTTGGAAAGAAGAAGCTGTCATAGAGCCAGTTATCAAGTGGACTGCTCATGATGTAGAAAATCGAATTGAATGCCTGTATAATCTACTAAGCTATATCAACATAGATATAGATCCAGTGTATTTAAAAGCAGCTTTGGGCCTTCAAAGAAGCTGCCTGTTAACTGAAAATAAGATCCGATCTCTAATATACAATGCTTTGAATCCCATGCATAAAGAGATTTCTCAGAGGTCCACAGCCACAATGTATATCATTGGAGGCTATTACTGGCATCCTTTATCAGAGGTGCATGTATGGGATCCTTTGACAAATGTTTGGATCCAGGGAGCAGAAATACCAGATTACACTAGGGAGAGCTATGGTGTTACATGTTTGGGACCCAATATTTATGTAACCGGGGGTTACAGAACGGATAACATAGAAGCTCTTGACACAGTGTGGATCTATAACAGTGAAAGTGATGAATGGACAGAAGGTTTGCCAATGCTCAATGCCAGGTATTACCACTGTGCAGTCACCTTGGGTGGCTGTGTCTATGCTTTAGGTGGTTACAGAAAAGGGGCTCCAGCAGAAGAGGCCGAGTTCTATGATCCATTAAAAGAGAAATGGATTCCTATTGCAAACATGATTAAAG GCGTGGGAAATGCTACTGCCTGTGTCTTACATGAAGTTATCTACGTCATTGGCGGCcactgtggatacagaggaagCTGCACCTATGACAAGGTCCAGAGCTACAATTCAGATATCAATGAATGGAGCCTCATCACCTCCAGTCCACATCCAG